The Opitutus sp. DNA window GCGTCGTAAACGGGGTTACCGCCGAGGATAACCAGCGACTTGACCGAACCAGCCTTGAGGGCGGCGGCGAGGGTCGAGATGGTCGCGGCGGTGTTGGCGGGAACCTCGACGAAGTCGACCGTTTTTCCCACGTTGCCGAGGGCAACATTGAGGGCGTAGACGATGGCGTGAACCTGGGGCGGCAGGTGGCTGCCGGCGACGATCACACTCTCACCCCTGTGGGCGATCAGGTCGGCGGCGCAGGCGTCGAGCCACTTGTCTTGATCCTTGAACGTCAAGCCCTGAGCCAGCGCGGAGAAGGTTTCGGTTCCGCTCACTTTGCCTGCGAGGGCGGCGGTGAAGGCCAACATGTGGCTACTGGCAAGACGCAGGCGGTGATCGGCCATCGATCCGACGAGCGAGAAGCTGCTCTCGATCGAGTAGAGGCGGTTCATCGCGTCGGTCTTGCTGACAACCTTGCGGCCCTTGGCGAAATCGCGGGCGTAGGCCAGCGAGTGCGCCTCGGTCTGGAAGAAATCGGCGTCAATCGCGACAATGCGCTTGGCCTTGGCGAACTGGTAGAGCGGCTTGACGCTCTGGCTGAAGACAGCGAGCGCGGCTGAAGCGGAAGCCTCATCCAGACCGGCCTCGTATTCGGCCCAGATCGCGGCGGGGAACTTTTTCTTTAACTTGGCGACCAGTGCGGCGCGTGTCGGCGAGCTGGATTGGCCTGCCAAGAACGCGAGACCAGCGCCAGAAGCGGCGGCGGCATCAGCGCCGATTTTGGCCAGCAAGTCCTGCACGGCGGCCGCGGAAACGGCGGCACCTTTAACGGTGGCGACGGTGGCGCGGTCCGGATCGTAGAGATCGAGAACGGAGGCCTGAACAAAGGCGTTGGAACCACCGCCGTAGGGCGCGTAGGTCGGGTTACCCTCGATCTTGGTCGGGCGACCCTCGTGGGTCTCGGCCAGAATTGGGACAGCACCACGGCGCGTCGGCATCGCCGAGGCGAAGTAGAGCGGCAGGCCGGAGATGGCATCCTCGACGGACTTGCCGTAAGGGAGGATGTTCTTTTCCGGACGGCGGCAACCGGCGGCCAGGCCCACGCCACCGAGGGCGAAGGAGGCGGCCATGAGCTTGAAGAAATGACGGCGATCAACGCCGTTCAGGTTCGAGGCGTCGGCGGGGAATTCGCGTTCAGCCTGGGCCTCGAAGCCCGGGGTGGCGGCGAGTTCGTCGAGGCTGCGCCAGTATTTCGGACCAGTCAGTTCGCTGGCGGACGGAGCGGGATGTTCAAATGTGCGTTTCATCAGCGGTATCAGCGATGGCAGCCGGAGCAGCTTTTCGGGGGATTGATGTTCCAGTCGTGGACGAACTTCTTGCCGTCTTCGAGCTGGCCTGCGGCACCACCGGGGTGCTTCCAGTCGAGGTTGGTCACGAGTTTCGGGTCACGTACAAATTTTTCGGGCTCACGGTGGCAGTCCAAGCAGAAGCCCATGGAGAGCGGCTTGGCCTGACTGACGACGTCCATCTCGTTGATTTTGCCGTGGCACTCCACGCAGGAGACGCCGCGGGCGATGTGCACCGAGTGGTTGAAGTAAACGTAGTCGGGGGCCTGGTGGATCTTCACCCAAGGCACGGGATCGCCAGAGGCGTAGCTGTCGCGCACGACCTGGAGAAGCGGGCTGTCCGGCTTGACCTGGTTG harbors:
- a CDS encoding cytochrome c3 family protein; the protein is MSKLFPKSANRLPLQIIILVFIVGSLVAAGTTYYATNSYINVGYAPVQPVPFSHALHAGQLGIDCRYCHVGVDKSATSSVPAAQTCMNCHNQVKPDSPLLQVVRDSYASGDPVPWVKIHQAPDYVYFNHSVHIARGVSCVECHGKINEMDVVSQAKPLSMGFCLDCHREPEKFVRDPKLVTNLDWKHPGGAAGQLEDGKKFVHDWNINPPKSCSGCHR